AAAAACCGAAGCCAACTATACCGATTCGTATACCTCAACCGGCACAACCACGCCATCCACCAAATGCGAAGATTGCCCCGATGATTGTGTGGCGGCTAAGGGTACGGTTATTTCGGAGTTTAAAGCTAATCCGGTGGTTACTTTACCCGACGTACCCGAGAATTTAAGCGAATGTGAATCTAAAGCCGTTACCCGTTTTATAAATACTACCCTCAAAAACCACGAAATGCAGCATGTGGCCGCCTTTAAAACTTACAATGGAAAAATCAATACCCCGTATAAATACCTGGGTTGCGCCAGCGGTTTAGATGCCCACATTCAAACCATTCACGAAAATTTAAATACCAAAAGAAGAGAAGCTGCCAATGCCAAAAGCGATAAACTCGATCCCTTTAATCCTACTATACCATGCAATTGCGACGCATAATTTTTATTTGTTGGTAAGTAGCTCCCAGCGAAACATTCAGCAAAATTTTTAAAAATTTATCTTTTACAACCTTAATCCTTAACTTAAATTACCAAAAGTAAAGTATTTAATAATTTGGTATTTTAATTCACTACTAAATTACTTGTCGCTATGTCGACTGCTCTTCCGGAAGAAATTGTTGCCCCGCCCGTTTTGGAAAATATGCTCTCCGATTTGCGGCAGATTATTATACAGCGGCTGGAATCTTATTTTCAGCAGGATGCGGCTGCTTTTGATAATTGGTTATCCCGGACTTTTGCGGACCAGTTCGTGAAGCTGCCCTTTGCCCGGCAATTGCCGCAGCTAAAAACCCCGGCAGAATACATGGTGCTGCTGCTGGCCCTGGTGCCGCACCTGCAACCAAACTTTTTTGAATCTATTATGGTGGAGCATTTACCCGGCGGCGGCGATTTTCCGGAGTTTGGCGGGGTAAAAGGAACAAACCACCGGGGTATTTTGCCCACCGGCGAAACCGCGCAGTTTATTATTGGTGGCACCGATTTAACGCAACGATTAGCCGTACAAGCTTTATTTGAGGAAGAACATTTTTTTTACCAGAACGATATTATTTGGCTTGAAACCGTGCGGGAAGGCGAGCCTACCATGAGCGGCCGGATTATTTTGGCTCCCGAGTGGGTAAATACCTTGTTAAAAGGTACCGATGTAAAACCGAAATTTAGCCCCGATTTTCCGGCAAAGTTGGTGCAAACTAAAATGGACTGGAACGACCTGGTTTTGCACCCGTTTACCGCCGAACAAATAGAAGATATTAAACGCTGGTTCCGCTACCACACCGTACTGGAAGCCGATGTAAATTTATCCCGGAAAATCAGACAAGGCTACCGGGTTTTATTTCACGGGCCACCAGGCACCGGCAAAACCCTCACGGCCGGCCTCATGGGAAAAGAATTTAACAAAGATGTTTACCGCGTCGATTTGTCGCAGATTGTCTCGAAATACATTGGGGAAACCGAAAAGAACCTGAGCAAAATTTTTGACCGGGCCGAACACAAAGATTGGATTTTGTTTTTCGACGAAGCCGATGCCTTGTTCGGCAAACGCACGAACGTGCAAAGTTCCCACGATAAATACGCTAACCAGGAAGTGTCGTTTTTGCTGCAAAGGGTCGAAGATTTTGGGGGCTTGTTAATTTTGGCTTCTAATTACAAAGCCAACATGGACGAAGCTTTTCTGCGCCGGTTCCATTCTATTGTGCATTTCCCGATGCCGAACGCTCAGGAACGATTAAGGCTCTGGCAACAATCTTTACCACACTCTATAACCACGCACAACCAGCTTAACCTTTCGCAACTTGCCGACGCACACGAACTTAGCGGCGCTTCCATCCTCAACATCGTGCAATTTGCCGCGCTCAAAGCCCTAAGCCGCCCCGACCAGACTTTGTACCAGGACGATTTACTGCTGGGCATCCGCCGCGAACTCCGGAAAGAAGATAAGTCCGCCTAAAATCGCGGATTAAAGCAGATGTGTTAGATTGTGCCGATTATTTGCAAGTCTATCCAGCAAGGAAGTAAATTGATTCAAAATGGGAGCCTGAGCTTGCTATTATTAAGATGATAATTTAAATTTTTATTGAAATTCTTTCTAATCTAAATATAAAGCCCACCAATACGCCTTCTTTCCATTCTTATTTTAAAAAAATCAATAACTCTGACCTTCTCCAATAAACGCTTCACATCCCTCCAATAATCAGCGAAATCCGTTTCATCCGTTTGAATCCGCAATTAGTTTATCCTTAAAAATACTGAAAAATCAGTATTTCTTTCTGCCGGTGTTGCTAGTACCTTAGTATCTATAAAACGCCGGGTAAAATTTAAAAAAAGCAGTTTTATTTCGCTCCGGATTTTTGCTTCTTTTTGTTTGTCCGCGCCTGGTTTTGGTTCGATCTAAATTTTTAAAAATTAAAAATAATTCTGATCCATGCTGTTCCGGTTACCCACTTTTGTTTGCTCCAACAGTTCCTGACGCTTTTTTGAACAGGTAAACTACCTGCCGTTTATTCTTTGATTTTAGCAGTTCTGCAACTGTTACGACTATCCTTTTGCCCCAATTGAAGCACCATGCATCCAAATTCAAATGTACACATATTAAAACCTGAAAAATGGCAACTTTAACTTATAAAACCCCCGGGGTATACATTGAAGAAATAACCACTTTACCGCCCTCGGTGGCCGAGGTAGAAACGGCCATCCCGGCCTTTATCGGCTTTACGGAAACCGGGGTGCGCAACGATGCCCGGCGAATTGCTTCGCTGGTGGAATACCAGCA
The sequence above is a segment of the Adhaeribacter swui genome. Coding sequences within it:
- a CDS encoding ATP-binding protein, whose product is MSTALPEEIVAPPVLENMLSDLRQIIIQRLESYFQQDAAAFDNWLSRTFADQFVKLPFARQLPQLKTPAEYMVLLLALVPHLQPNFFESIMVEHLPGGGDFPEFGGVKGTNHRGILPTGETAQFIIGGTDLTQRLAVQALFEEEHFFYQNDIIWLETVREGEPTMSGRIILAPEWVNTLLKGTDVKPKFSPDFPAKLVQTKMDWNDLVLHPFTAEQIEDIKRWFRYHTVLEADVNLSRKIRQGYRVLFHGPPGTGKTLTAGLMGKEFNKDVYRVDLSQIVSKYIGETEKNLSKIFDRAEHKDWILFFDEADALFGKRTNVQSSHDKYANQEVSFLLQRVEDFGGLLILASNYKANMDEAFLRRFHSIVHFPMPNAQERLRLWQQSLPHSITTHNQLNLSQLADAHELSGASILNIVQFAALKALSRPDQTLYQDDLLLGIRRELRKEDKSA